A part of Rattus norvegicus strain BN/NHsdMcwi chromosome 4, GRCr8, whole genome shotgun sequence genomic DNA contains:
- the Tas2r102 gene encoding taste receptor type 2 member 102, with translation MEPVIYSFATLLIHVEFIFGNLSNGFIVLSNFWDWVIKRKLSTIDKILLTLAISRITLIWEIYTWFTSVYGPSSFAIGMKLQILYFTWILSSHFSLWFATALSIFYLLRIANCSWKIFLYLKWRLKQVIVGMLLASLVFLPGILTQRTLEERPYRYGGNTSEDSMETDFARFTELILFNLTIFSVIPFSLASISFLLLIFSLWKHLRKMQLSSRGHGDPSTKAHTNALRIMVSFLLLYSIYFLSLLLSWIAQKHHSKLVDIIGIITGLMYPSAHSFILILGNSKLMQTSLWILSHLRCRLKGENILNPSGNQVTSCYIFCIANKSVS, from the coding sequence ATGGAACCTGTCATTTACAGCTTTGCCACTCTACTAATACATGTGGAGTTCATTTTTGGGAATCTGAGCAATGGATTTATAGTGTTGTCAAACTTCTGGGACTGGGTCATTAAACGAAAACTTTCCACAATTGATAAAATTCTTCTTACATTGGCAATTTCAAGAATCACTCTCATCTGGGAAATATATACTTGGTTTACAAGTGTATATGGTCCATCTTCATTTGCAATTGGAATGAAATTACAAATTCTTTATTTTACCTGGATCCTTTCTAGTCACTTCAGCCTCTGGTTTGCCACAGCTCTCAGCATCTTTTACTTACTCAGAATAGCTAACTGCTCCTGGAAGATCTTCCTGTATTTGAAATGGAGACTTAAACAAGTGATTGTGGGGATGTTGTTGGCAAGCTTGGTGTTCTTGCCTGGAATCCTGACGCAAAGGACTCTTGAAGAGAGGCCCTATCGATATGGAGGAAACACAAGTGAGGATTCCATGGAAACTGACTTTGCAAGGTTTACAGAGCTGATTCTTTTCAACTTGACTATATTCTCTGTAATACCATTTTCATTGGCCTcgatttcttttctcctgctaATCTTCTCCTTGTGGAAACATCTCCGGAAGATGCAGCTCAGTTCCAGAGGACATGGAGACCCTAGCACCAAGGCCCACACAAATGCTTTGAGAATTATGGTCTCCTTCCTCTTGCTCTATTCTATAtatttcctgtctcttcttttatCATGGATTGctcagaagcatcacagtaaacTGGTTGACATTATTGGTATTATTACTGGACTCATGTATCCTTCTGCCCACTCATTTATTCTGATTCTAGGAAATTCTAAATTAATGCAGACTTCTCTTTGGATACTGAGTCATTTGAGATGTAGACTGAAAGGAGAGAATATTTTAAATCCATCTGGCAACCAAGTAACTAGCTGTTATATATTCTGTATTGCGAATAAATCTGTGAGTTAG